Proteins from a genomic interval of Centroberyx gerrardi isolate f3 chromosome 23, fCenGer3.hap1.cur.20231027, whole genome shotgun sequence:
- the ndrg2 gene encoding protein NDRG2, with translation MTTEMQEIAITEEKPLLTGQADSAKEAELAARILLDQGQEHSIETPNGVLHVTLYGTGNTRRPAILTFHDVGLDGKSCFSPLFKFEEMQEIVKNFTLVHIDAPGQEEGAAAYPTGYQYPSMETIAEMIPAVLQFFNFRTVIGVGVGAGAYILSKFALANPDSVEGLVLVNIDTNARGWMDWAAQKLSSVTSSLTEQILCHLFSQEELSANTDLLQSHRERISKASNLVNIELFWKTYNSRRDLNIDRNSTFKCPVMLVVGDQAPYEEAAVECNSKMDPTTTSFLKMADAGGLPQLTQPAKLTEAFKYFIQGMGYMASSCMTRLSRSRTTSLSSSYSMDGSRSRSRTLSQGSQGGQMPPSPSQTMEVSC, from the exons ATGACGACTGAAATGCAGGAGATCGCCATCACAGAGGAGAAGCCGTTACTCACGGGTCAGGCTGATTCTGCCAAG GAGGCTGAACTGGCTGCTAGGATACTCCTGGACCAAGGACAG gAGCACAGTATTGAGACTCCGAATGGCGTTTTGCATGTGACCCTCTACGGCACTGGAAACACCCGCAGGCCTGCGATCCTCACCTTCCACGACGTGGGTCTGGACG gtAAGAGCTGCTTCTCCCCTCTGTTTAAGTTTGAGGAAATGCAGGAGATCGTCAAGAACTTCACCCTGGTTCATATTGACGCTCCAGGGCAAGAGGAGGGAGCTGCTGCCTACCCCACAGG TTACCAGTATCCCTCCATGGAGACCATTGCAGAGATGATTCCAGCCGTCCTGCAGTTTTTCAA TTTCCGCACTGTAATCGGAGTGGGTGTGGGAGCGGGGGCGTACATCCTCTCCAAGTTCGCG ctggcaaacCCAGACTCAGTGGAAGGTCTGGTTCTGGTCAACATTGACACCAACGCCCGGGGATGGATGGACTGGGCCGCTCAGAAG cttaGCTCTGTGACATCCTCCCTCACAGAGCAGATCCTGTGCCACCTTTTCAGTCAG GAGGAGCTGTCGGCAAACACAGATCTACTGCAGTCTCACAGAGAGCGCATCTCCAAAGCCTCTAATCTGGTCAACATAGAGCTCTTCTGGAAGACTTacaacag TCGCAGAGACTTGAACATTGACCGCAACAGCACCTTCAA ATGTCCAGTAATGCTGGTGGTGGGAGATCAAGCTCCATATGAGGAGGCTGCG GTGGAGTGCAACAGCAAAATGGACCCAACAACAACCTCATTCCTGAAG ATGGCTGACGCTGGTGGTCTCCCTCAGCTGACTCAG cCTGCTAAACTGACCGAGGCTTTCAAGTACTTCATCCAGGGCATGGGCTACA TGGCTTCGTCTTGCATGACCCGCCTGTCCCGCTCCCgcaccacctccctctcctcctcctactccatGGATGGATCCCGCTCTCGCTCCCGCACCCTGTCCCAGGGCTCGCAGGGCGGCCAGATGCCCCCCAGCCCCTCCCAAACCATGGAGGTGTCTtgctga